The sequence TCTCTTTATCAAATCCGCTAGCAATACAAAGCATTAAAAGCACTCTAGCCTTTTGTGCATTAAGCGAATCACTAAGGATAAAATTTAACTTATTAAAATCTAACTCATCTCCACTAATTATGCCACTATTTGTACGGCTTGAGATTACTACTATCGCTCCTTTAGAATTTGCAAATTTCAGCGCATGAAGCATATTTGGACTTAGGTTGCCATTGCCAAGAGCTGCGCAGATTATACCCTTTGCACCTAAATTTAAAGCGCTATAGACAGCCTCACCGCTAGCCCCTGCGTAATCATAGACTATCTCTACGCATGGCAAATTTTGTAAGCTTGATAGATCTTCACAAAATTTAGCACTAAACTCGCTCCTCATCGTATGGCGTCTAAGACTTTTGGTATAAAATACCGCCTTGCCATAATGTACAATTCCGCATTTACCGCAATTTGGTGAAGCAAAGGCATTTAATGCTGTTGTATTTGTTTTTATAATCTCACGAGCTAGGTGAATCTCATCATTTATCACCACCAGCACACCCATATTAGCACTATTTTTACAAGCTGCAACACTTATAGCATTATATAAATTCATCGCTCCATCGCTACTTAAGGAATTTGCACTTCGCATAGCTGCAGTTATTACTACTGGTTTTTGGCTTTTTATGGTTAAAGTTAAAAAATACCCGCTCTCTTCAAGCGTATCAGTTCCATGAGTTATAACTAACGCATCTATTTTATCATTAGCCAATAACTCATTTGCCCTATGTGAGAGTTTAAGCCAAATTTTTTCATTCATATCTTGAGAACCGATATTACAAATCTGCTCTGCACTAATATCGGCTATACTTTTTAACTCATTAAATTCGCTTAAAATCTCATTAATACCAAATTTGGCACTCTCATATACTGAATTTATCGGCCCAGTACTAGCACCAGCGATTGTTCCACCAGTAGCTAAGATTGCTATCTTTTTCACTGCGTATCTATCTCATCGTAGCTTTGAGTATATGGCAAGGTTTTTGAAGTTTTTGCCCCAAGCTTTTTGAGCATTTCAAATTTACTTATTAAATTTCCACGCCCTTGATAAAGCGTAATTTTACCATCTTCAATAACCTTACTCATAGCAATTATTTGATTTTCTAATCTCTCATAATTTTTAATAAATACATCAAATTTATCATATATTTTTCCAGCTTCAGTAAAGATTTTCATTGCATTTTCATCACTTTTTAAATTGCGCCAACATATATAGACGGTTTTTAGCGCCATAAGAAGTGTTAGTGGAGTAGTTATAAATACACCTTTTTCATAGGCATATTCATATAAGCTACTATCAGCACCAAGTCCTACAAACAGCATATTATCATTAGGAATAAACATAAATACATACTCATAATTTTTACTATCTAAAAATGTGTAATTTTTAGAACTTAAATTATCAATATGATTTTTTATATCCTTTGCTAATGCTTTAGCATAAGTCTCCTTGGTGCTATCATCTGTAGCATTATGGTATTCATTATAATTAACCAATGAGCATTTAGCGTCTATTATCGCATGCTTGCTTTCATCAAATTTTACTACCACATCTAGATATTTTTGATTTCCATTTTCATCTTTGCAAGCTACTTGCCTATCATAGTTTTGACCCAAAATCAACCCACTACTTTGCAATACACTATCAAGCTGAATTTCTCCCCAGTTACCAAGTAGTTTTTTATTACTCTTTAATGCATCGGCTAAATTTTGCGCTTGCGTCATCACCCCTTTTGTTTCACTTTTTAAATTTTCAAAATTTACTTTGAAGGCGCTATTTATCTCTATATTTGACTTTTGATATTTACTTATCTCATCTTTTAAAGGAGTGATTAAACTCTCTAAAATCTTAGCTGAACTCTCAGTCATCTCTTTGCTACTTAAATTTAGCAAATTCTCGCTCATCTGTTTAGTTTTTAGATCAAAATACTCCCTAGTTTTATTATCTAACTCATCTTGACGAGCCTTTAGTTGAGCATTTGTCTCATTTGCATTTTCTAATTTTGTTGTTAATTCTGTAATCTTTTGTATATTTTGTATATTTTTCTCTTGAAGCTCTTTATTTTCATCTTTTGCGCTATTTAACTCTTGCTCTTTTATATTTAAATTTGCATTTAAATCACTCAATCTTTGACCTAAAGCACTTAATTGACCACTCTTTTTAAATAGCATAAATCCTAACCAAAAGCTTGCGCTAGCAATTACTGCAATCACTCCACTTAAAATCTCAACCATCGCATCCTCCATATAAGAAAAAACCTAAGCCTTTTCTTATTAAATTTAGATTTTTTTAAGGAATTCGCATTTTAGAACCACTGTCCCAACGCCATTTATTTTGCACTCTATCTCACCATCCTTGCTAGTTAGCTTGATATTTTTAATTGTTGTGCCACGTTTAATAGTACTGCTTGCGCCTTTGACTTTTAAATCTTTAATAACTGTAACGCTATCGCCTGCGTTTAACTCTGTACCATTTGAATCTTTTGCCATATTCTCTCCCTTAGTTGAATTAAGAACAAATTATAGCTAGTTAATGCTTAAATTTCGCAACCTAAAAATGATAAATTTGGATATAAAATTTATCTTAAATTTAATAAATTTAGTAAATTTATGATACAATCTAGCCATTTTTTTAAATAGGATAGAATCTATGGATATTAGAAAAGAGTATTTAGAGTTTTTTAAAAGCAAAGGACACGAAGTAGTTGCTTCTTCAGCCTTGGTTCCTGATGATGCAACCTTGCTTTTTACAAACGCTGGAATGGTTCCATTTAAGAGTATATTTACTGGGGATGTACCACGCCCTAATCCGCCAATTCGTACTAGTTGTCAAACATGCATTAGAGCTGGAGGCAAACACAACGATTTAGATAATGTAGGCTATACAGCCAGACATCATACATTTTTTGAAATGTTAGGAAATTTTAGCTTTGGTGAATATTTTAAAACTGAAGCAATTGCCTATGCTTGGGAGTTTGTAACTGAAATTTTAAAACTACCAAAAGATAGATTATATGTAACTGTACATGAAAACGATGATGAGGCTTATGAAATTTGGCAAAAACATATAGAGAAAGAGAGAATTTATAAATTTGGTGATAAGGATAACTTCTGGGCAATGGGAGATACGGGACCTTGTGGGCCATGTAGCGAAATATTTTATGATCAAGGCGCTGAACACTTTAATAGTGATGAAGATTATATGGGTGGCGATGGTGATAGATTTTTAGAAATTTGGAATCTTGTATTTATGCAGTTTGAAAAAAGTAGCGATGGAACTATGACGCCACTACCAAAACCTAGCATCGATACTGGAATGGGGCTTGAGAGAGTTACAGCTATTAAAGAGGGTAAATTTAGCAACTATGATAGTTCACTATTTATGCCACTTATCAACGAAGTAGCTAAGATTGCAAATTTAACCTATGAATATGAAAGTGGTGCAAGCTTTAGAGTTATTAGCGATCATATCAGATCGGTTGTATTTTTGCTAGCTCAAGGCGTAAATTTTGATAAAGAAGGTCGTGGATATGTCTTAAGAAGAATTCTAAGACGAGCCCTAAGGCATGGATATCTTCTTGGCATAAAAGAGCCATTTATGTATAGACTTGTAGATAAAGTAGTAGAATTAATGGGTGGTCACTATGAATATCTAAACGAGAAAAAAGAGTATGTAAAAGAGCTAATCAAGCTTGAAGAAGAGAGATTTTTAGCTACTATTGCTGCTGGATTAGATCTATTTAATGAAGAACTTGCTAAAACTAAAGATATTTTTAGTGGCGAAGTAGCGTTTAAGCTTTATGATACTTATGGTTTTCCGCTAGATCTAACTGCAGATATGTTAAGAGAAAAAGGCTTAAGTGTAGATGCTACTAAATTTGATACTTTAATGAGTGAACAAAAAGCAAGAGCAAAAGCTAGCTGGAAAGGGAGTGGCGATGCGGCTAAGGAGAGTGGGGATTTTAAAGAACTACTTGAAAAATTTGGTAAAAATGAATTTATCGGATATGACAGCCTAAGCTCAACTAGCCGTGTTCTAGCTCTGCTTAATAACGAATTTAAAATCACCAATAAATTAAACACTGGCGAAAGCGGATATATAATGCTTGATAAAACTCCATTTTATGCTCAAAGCGGTGGACAATGTGGAGATAGTGGCAAAATAAATGATAACAAAGTTTTAGATACTAAAAAATATTTTGAACTAAATTTAAGCCAAATTCAAGTAAGTTCTACTATTAGCGTAGGTGACGAAGTAGAGTGCAAAGTAAGCCCAAATAGATTAGAAATCCGTCGTCACCACTCAGCCACACACCTACTTCACGCAGCACTTAGAAGTGTTTTAGGCTCACATATATCTCAAGCTGGAAGTAGCGTAGAGGCTGATAAATTAAGATTTGACTTTAGTCATCCAAAACCTGTAAGTAGTGATGAGTTAGCCCAAATTGAAAAATTTGTAAATGACCAAATCCAAGCAGGCGCTAAAGCAAAAGTAGAAATAATGGATATAAACTCAGCTAAAAATAGTGGAGCTATAGCACTCTTTGGTGAAAAATATGGCGATGAAGTGCGTGTTTTAACTTTGGGCTGTTCTAAGGAGCTATGTGGTGGCACTCATGTTGAAAATATCAATGAAATAGGTAGTTTTTTTATTACCAAAGAGAGCGGTGTAAGTGCTGGAGTTAGGCGTATTGAGGCGGTTTGTTCTCGTGCTGCACTAAACTACGCAAATGAGCTAAGAAACGAGCTTGAAGAGATTAAAGCTAGTTTAAAAGGCGCTAGTCCAATTGCTGCTATTGCTAAGTTAAAAGATGAGATAAAATCTCTTCAAAATGAGATAAAAAATGCCACTTCATCAGTAGAGCTAAACTCTAAGCTTATAAATGGCAT is a genomic window of Campylobacter devanensis containing:
- the alaS gene encoding alanine--tRNA ligase, translated to MDIRKEYLEFFKSKGHEVVASSALVPDDATLLFTNAGMVPFKSIFTGDVPRPNPPIRTSCQTCIRAGGKHNDLDNVGYTARHHTFFEMLGNFSFGEYFKTEAIAYAWEFVTEILKLPKDRLYVTVHENDDEAYEIWQKHIEKERIYKFGDKDNFWAMGDTGPCGPCSEIFYDQGAEHFNSDEDYMGGDGDRFLEIWNLVFMQFEKSSDGTMTPLPKPSIDTGMGLERVTAIKEGKFSNYDSSLFMPLINEVAKIANLTYEYESGASFRVISDHIRSVVFLLAQGVNFDKEGRGYVLRRILRRALRHGYLLGIKEPFMYRLVDKVVELMGGHYEYLNEKKEYVKELIKLEEERFLATIAAGLDLFNEELAKTKDIFSGEVAFKLYDTYGFPLDLTADMLREKGLSVDATKFDTLMSEQKARAKASWKGSGDAAKESGDFKELLEKFGKNEFIGYDSLSSTSRVLALLNNEFKITNKLNTGESGYIMLDKTPFYAQSGGQCGDSGKINDNKVLDTKKYFELNLSQIQVSSTISVGDEVECKVSPNRLEIRRHHSATHLLHAALRSVLGSHISQAGSSVEADKLRFDFSHPKPVSSDELAQIEKFVNDQIQAGAKAKVEIMDINSAKNSGAIALFGEKYGDEVRVLTLGCSKELCGGTHVENINEIGSFFITKESGVSAGVRRIEAVCSRAALNYANELRNELEEIKASLKGASPIAAIAKLKDEIKSLQNEIKNATSSVELNSKLINGINVVVDEFNGDIKAKIDEIKNKFDSVVIFLASAKDGKVMLAAGSKNCNIKAGELVKAIAPIVGGGGGGRDDFATAGGKDINKISNALEEANKLIKSKL
- the rmuC gene encoding DNA recombination protein RmuC; this translates as MVEILSGVIAVIASASFWLGFMLFKKSGQLSALGQRLSDLNANLNIKEQELNSAKDENKELQEKNIQNIQKITELTTKLENANETNAQLKARQDELDNKTREYFDLKTKQMSENLLNLSSKEMTESSAKILESLITPLKDEISKYQKSNIEINSAFKVNFENLKSETKGVMTQAQNLADALKSNKKLLGNWGEIQLDSVLQSSGLILGQNYDRQVACKDENGNQKYLDVVVKFDESKHAIIDAKCSLVNYNEYHNATDDSTKETYAKALAKDIKNHIDNLSSKNYTFLDSKNYEYVFMFIPNDNMLFVGLGADSSLYEYAYEKGVFITTPLTLLMALKTVYICWRNLKSDENAMKIFTEAGKIYDKFDVFIKNYERLENQIIAMSKVIEDGKITLYQGRGNLISKFEMLKKLGAKTSKTLPYTQSYDEIDTQ
- a CDS encoding asparaginase; this translates as MKKIAILATGGTIAGASTGPINSVYESAKFGINEILSEFNELKSIADISAEQICNIGSQDMNEKIWLKLSHRANELLANDKIDALVITHGTDTLEESGYFLTLTIKSQKPVVITAAMRSANSLSSDGAMNLYNAISVAACKNSANMGVLVVINDEIHLAREIIKTNTTALNAFASPNCGKCGIVHYGKAVFYTKSLRRHTMRSEFSAKFCEDLSSLQNLPCVEIVYDYAGASGEAVYSALNLGAKGIICAALGNGNLSPNMLHALKFANSKGAIVVISSRTNSGIISGDELDFNKLNFILSDSLNAQKARVLLMLCIASGFDKETIKEKFNIY
- a CDS encoding alkylphosphonate utilization protein yields the protein MAKDSNGTELNAGDSVTVIKDLKVKGASSTIKRGTTIKNIKLTSKDGEIECKINGVGTVVLKCEFLKKI